One Myxococcus xanthus genomic window carries:
- a CDS encoding B12-binding domain-containing radical SAM protein yields the protein MRIAVIATYTHPTRLRLKEPSIMQSSVPELIAGLCPPHVEVEIFNEKERDIPMDRHWDLVFFSYLHSFYEHTKVLSTLFRQRGMTTVAGGRHASYFPDDAQQYFDAVITGEPEANVPALIEDFEKGQLQPRYQRPPLGPAAIRPYRYDLIDFTHNKLRLPGIEASRGCPFSCNFCVLTGNERYRYRPVAHVIDEIQQHMHWNPNFMGLMDDAFVFLDNNLGGSPKYLRELCEALIPLKKTWGCALTFNVLKDESLVKLMAKAGCRYVYTGLESLNPDSIKAMNKGQNKLSEVDAVIRRVFSAGILLSFGLIVGSDGDTNAYLEKLPEYLSDLQYFSVTFLGIVCPYPETPFFRELQAENRLLPGTLSRDYDGYTLCHRPKSLDTSEVVEHFHRLCAQLGSLPNIARHYWSKLTMSDMPRYKQTILFSGPEIVSIRNPVKNTARRYIAGQDALEYWDTQQMAQLGLQPQRLT from the coding sequence ATGCGGATTGCCGTCATCGCCACGTACACGCACCCCACCCGGCTGCGCCTCAAAGAGCCCTCCATCATGCAGTCCTCCGTGCCGGAGCTCATCGCCGGCCTGTGCCCGCCGCACGTGGAGGTGGAGATCTTCAACGAGAAGGAGCGCGACATCCCGATGGACCGCCACTGGGACCTCGTCTTCTTCTCCTACCTGCACTCCTTCTACGAGCACACCAAGGTGCTCTCCACCCTCTTCCGCCAGCGAGGCATGACGACGGTCGCCGGCGGCCGCCACGCCAGCTACTTCCCGGACGACGCCCAGCAGTACTTCGACGCCGTCATCACCGGCGAGCCCGAGGCCAACGTTCCCGCGCTCATCGAGGACTTCGAGAAGGGCCAGCTCCAGCCGCGCTACCAGCGCCCGCCGCTGGGCCCCGCCGCCATCCGGCCCTACCGCTACGACCTCATCGACTTCACCCACAACAAGCTGCGCCTGCCCGGTATCGAGGCCTCACGCGGCTGCCCCTTCTCCTGCAACTTCTGCGTCCTCACCGGCAACGAGCGCTACCGCTATCGCCCTGTCGCCCACGTCATCGACGAAATCCAGCAGCACATGCACTGGAACCCCAACTTCATGGGGCTGATGGATGACGCCTTCGTGTTCCTCGACAACAACCTCGGTGGCTCACCGAAATACCTGCGCGAGCTGTGCGAAGCCCTCATCCCGCTCAAGAAGACGTGGGGCTGCGCCCTCACCTTCAACGTCCTCAAGGACGAGTCGCTGGTGAAGCTGATGGCCAAGGCGGGCTGCCGCTACGTCTACACCGGCCTGGAGTCCCTCAACCCCGACTCCATCAAGGCCATGAACAAGGGCCAGAACAAGCTGAGCGAAGTGGACGCCGTCATCCGCCGCGTCTTCTCCGCCGGCATCCTGTTGTCCTTCGGCCTCATCGTGGGCTCGGACGGAGACACCAACGCGTACCTGGAGAAGCTCCCCGAGTACCTCTCCGACCTCCAGTACTTCTCCGTCACCTTCCTGGGCATCGTCTGCCCCTATCCGGAGACGCCCTTCTTCCGCGAGCTCCAGGCAGAGAATCGCCTGCTGCCAGGCACCTTGAGCCGCGACTACGACGGCTACACGCTCTGCCACCGTCCCAAGAGCCTGGACACATCAGAGGTGGTGGAGCACTTCCACCGGCTCTGCGCGCAGCTCGGCAGCCTGCCCAACATCGCCCGCCACTACTGGTCCAAGCTCACGATGAGCGACATGCCCCGGTACAAGCAGACCATCCTCTTCTCCGGGCCCGAAATCGTGAGCATCCGAAACCCGGTGAAGAACACGGCACGGCGCTACATCGCCGGGCAGGACGCCCTGGAGTACTGGGACACGCAGCAGATGGCCCAGCTTGGCCTTCAGCCGCAGCGGCTCACGTGA